One genomic window of Diospyros lotus cultivar Yz01 chromosome 8, ASM1463336v1, whole genome shotgun sequence includes the following:
- the LOC127807595 gene encoding pentatricopeptide repeat-containing protein At1g77405-like, translating to MISSKPLLRSNSSLVNQVLSVIIQNRPFDAELAPAASNTQNTNQPWSIEAVSEVLRSIPRLLFHSTRSIGLQKSFRHRAPLKQRNLREESNKAQNGVLVLGPVAHRDPQKVNLGLKKALVFYYWVETYFGFTHNAITCREMACALARASRLKALWEFLEDMARRENGELVTTKTMTYLIKVLGEEGLVNEALAAFYRMKQFHCKPDVYAYNTIIYALCRVGNFKKAKFLLEQMELPSRCPPDTLTYTIMISSYCKYSMQTGCKKAIRRRLWEANHLFRDMLFKGFIPDVVTYNCLIDGCCKTNRIERALELFDNMNKNGCLPNRVTYNSFIRYYNAVNEIDKAIGMLRRMQKMDHGVPTSSSYTPVIHALCEAGRMLEARDFLVGLVDGDSVPGDYTYTLVCKVLNTAGKNDLLDDELHKRIKDGIDKRYRQVMKVKPLMSCKNAI from the coding sequence ATGATCTCATCTAAGCCTCTGCTCCGTAGCAACAGCTCTCTTGTAAACCAAGTGTTGTCTGTGATCATCCAAAACAGGCCATTTGATGCAGAGCTAGCTCCTGCAGCTTCCAATACTCAAAATACCAACCAGCCATGGAGCATTGAAGCTGTTTCTGAGGTTTTGAGATCTATACCCAGATTACTTTTCCATTCAACCAGATCCATTGGTCTTCAAAAAAGCTTCAGACACCGTGCTCCTCTCAAGCAAAGAAACCTTCGAGAAGAATCTAATAAAGCTCAAAATGGTGTTCTTGTTCTTGGTCCAGTTGCACATAGAGATCCTCAGAAGGTTAACTTAGGATTGAAAAAAGCATTGGTGTTCTACTATTGGGTTGAGACCTATTTTGGGTTTACCCATAATGCAATAACTTGCCGAGAGATGGCTTGTGCATTGGCTAGAGCCAGTAGACTGAAAGCCCTTTGGGAATTTCTCGAAGATATGGCAAGGAGAGAAAATGGTGAGCTTGTGACAACTAAGACAATGACATATTTGATCAAAGTTCTTGGAGAAGAGGGATTAGTTAATGAAGCATTAGCTGCATTCTATAGGATGAAGCAGTTTCACTGCAAACCAGATGTTTATGCATATAACACAATCATTTATGCTCTTTGCAGGGTTGGAAACTTTAAGAAGGCAAAGTTTTTGTTGGAGCAAATGGAATTACCTTCAAGATGCCCGCCTGATACATTAACGTACACAATCATGATTAGTTCTTACTGCAAGTACAGCATGCAAACTGGGTGCAAAAAGGCCATTAGGAGGAGGTTGTGGGAAGCAAACCACTTGTTTCGTGATATGCTCTTCAAGGGTTTTATTCCTGATGTTGTAACTTACAACTGTTTGATTGATGGTTGTTGTAAGACAAATAGAATTGAGAGAGCCTTAGAATTGTTTGATAACATGAACAAAAATGGATGTCTCCCAAACCGGGTCACCTATAATTCTTTCATTAGGTACTACAATGCTGTTAATGAGATTGATAAGGCTATTGGCATGTTGCGAAGGATGCAAAAGATGGACCATGGGGTTCCCACTTCAAGTTCATATACTCCAGTTATTCATGCTCTGTGTGAAGCTGGAAGGATGTTGGAGGCTAGGGATTTTCTGGTCGGGTTAGTTGACGGAGACTCAGTTCCTGGAGACTATACATATACCTTAGTTTGTAAGGTGCTGAACACAGCAGGAAAGAATGATCTGTTGGATGATGAATTACATAAGAGAATTAAGGATGGCATTGACAAAAGATATAGACAAGTAATGAAGGTGAAACCATTGATGTcatgcaaaaatgcaatttAA
- the LOC127807520 gene encoding metal transporter Nramp5-like isoform X3, with the protein MASLQLPQQVGEGSIVAINVEMEPPSSNISEELYDHHHHKDQKHLQEPRWRKFLSYVGPGFLVSMAYIDPGNLETGMKAGASYRYELLWVILVSLIFALIMQSLALNLGVTTGRHLAELCKLEYPKIVNYCLWLLAEICVIAADIPEVIGTAFALNILFKIPVWAGVLITGCSTLLLLGLQRFGVRKLELLIAVLIFLIAACFFGELSHVKPPATDVLKGLFIPKLSGQGAVGDAIAMIGTNVVPYNLFLQSALVLSRKPPNSARGINDAYRYFLMESGFAWFVAVLINVAIISVTGAVCSAPNLSQDDLGRCSDINLGSATFLLRNVLGKSSSTIYAIALLASGQSSTITGTYTGQFIMQGFLDLKMKKWVSNLMTRCIAIAPSLIVSIIGGPAGAGRLIIIASMILSFQLPFALIPLLKFSSGTTKMGPHKNSIYIIVISWILGLGIIGINIYFLSTSFVGWIIHSTLPKFATMLIGIIVFPMMAVYIVALIYLMFRKDTVVTFVDPTNIVHDAQAQLETGRNGAMEALPEPELVPYRHDLADIPLPE; encoded by the exons atggcaAGCCTGCAGCTGCCGCAGCAAGTTGGCGAAGGAAGCATCGTTGCTATCAATGTTGAGATGGAACCTCCGAGCAGCAACATAAGCGAAGAGTTGTACGATCATCATCACCATAAAGATCAGAAGCACCTGCAG GAACCCAGATGGAGAAAGTTTCTCTCTTACGTAGGCCCTGGTTTCCTCGTTTCCATGGCTTACATTGACCCTGGCAAct TGGAAACTGGCATGAAAGCAGGAGCTTCCTACAGATACGAG ctaCTTTGGGTGATCCTCGTTAGCCTCATTTTTGCTCTCATAATGCAATCTCTTGCTCTCAATCTTGGCGTAACCACGG GAAGACACCTAGCAGAGTTATGCAAGCTTGAGTACCCAAAGATTGTCAACTATTGCCTCTGGTTGCTGGCAGAGATTTGTGTGATAGCAGCAGATATTCCTGAAG TGATTGGGACAGCCTTTGCTCTAAACATATTGTTCAAGATCCCAGTGTGGGCTGGGGTTCTCATAACGGGTTGCAGCACTCTCCTCCTTCTTGGCCTCCAGAGATTTGGG GTGAGAAAGCTGGAACTCCTGATCGCAGTGTTGATATTTTTGATAGCTGCCTGTTTCTTTGGGGAACTGAGCCATGTTAAACCGCCAGCGACAGATGTGCTGAAAGGCTTGTTTATCCCTAAACTCAGCGGCCAAGGCGCTGTCGGTGACGCCATTGCCATGATTGGCACCAATGTTGTGCC GTATAACCTATTTCTTCAGTCCGCCCTTGTTCTATCCCGAAAGCCGCCAAATTCTGCCCGAGGCATAAAT GATGCATACAGATACTTCTTGATGGAGAGTGGATTTGCATGGTTCGTAGCAGTTTTGATAAATGTTGCGATCATCTCAGTGACAGGAGCTGTTTGCTCAGCCCCCAACCTCTCACAGGACGACTTAGGGCGATGCAGTGATATCAACCTCGGCTCTGCTACTTTCCTTCTCAGG AATGTGTTGGGGAAATCAAGCTCCACCATATATGCAATTGCGCTGCTGGCCTCAGGCCAAAGCTCAACCATTACAGGCACTTATACTGGCCAATTTATCATGCAG GGTTTCTTGGATCTAAAGATGAAGAAATGGGTGAGTAACCTAATGACAAGGTGCATTGCCATCGCACCCAGCCTCATTGTCTCAATCATCGGTGGACCCGCCGGAGCCGGCCGCCTCATCATTATCGCATCA atgatacTGTCCTTTCAGCTTCCATTTGCCCTCATCCCTCTGCTCAAATTCAGCAGCGGCACCACCAAGATGGGACCCCACAAGAATTCAATATAT ATTATAGTCATCTCATGGATTCTGGGGCTTGGAATCATTGGCATAAACATCTATTTTCTAAGCACAAGCTTTGTTGGCTGGATCATTCATAGCACTTTGCCCAAATTTGCTACTATGTTGATCGGAATCATTGTGTTCCCGATGATGGCCGTTTATATTGTTGCACTCATATATTTGATGTTCCGCAAAGACACAGTGGTGACTTTCGTTGATCCGACAAATATAGTTCATGATGCTCAAGCGCAGCTAGAGACAGGGCGCAACGGTGCCATGGAGGCGCTGCCGGAGCCCGAGCTTGTTCCATACAGGCACGACTTGGCTGATATCCCACTGCCGGAGTAA